ACGGGGCCGGTGGGGTGATCTCCACTGCGCATGACATGAGCGCCTTCCGAAGCGCGTTCGTCCGGGGCAGGCTGCTGCCGCCGGCGCTGCAACGGGTGATCACCGACCCGCCGGAGGGCGCACCGCAACCGCCCGCACCCCCGTGCGGCGGCGCGCTGGCACAGCCGAGCAACGGCGGCGCGCCCGGCTTCACCGCCGCGACCTTCACCTCGCCCGATGGCCGCCGCCAGTTCGCCGTCTCCACCACCCTGAACCTCGAGCAGTCCCTCACCGTTCTCAGAGCCATCACCCGGACGGCCGAAGCGGTGCTCTGCCCCAAGTCGCCGGCGGCTGGACCACCATCTGCGTAGGCAGGGGGATGGGTCGCGTCTGCCTCCACATCCGGCCGGACGTGCTTCTCGGGCGCGATCCCTTCGGGCCAGGCGCTCTCGGCAACGTCACCGGGGTCAGCCGGACACGGCGTACCGCCGCTGCTCGACAGGGCGGCGCCGGCGCACGGTCACCGAGGCGCCGGCCGTACTCGGCGGATTCCGGGGGTGCGGGTTGGCGTCGAGCCGATCACGAGAAGGGTCGGGTTGTGCCTGGATGTGGAGGTGGGAGTCGAGCTCGAGCACGGCGAGCAGCCTCAGCACGGGCCGGCTGGGCTCCTTGAGCACCAGGCGGCCGCCGCGTTCGCGCATCTGGTTGTCGGCCCAGATGAGGAGACGGAGCCCGTAACAGTCGATGAAGGTCACCCCGGACAGATCCAGGGTGAGCTGTCGCGGCTGATGCCGGTTCAGCGCGTCCTTCAGCCAGCCCTGCAGCCGGCCGTGGCTGACGAGGTCGAGGTCACCGGTGACCGCGGCCTGGAGGGTCTGTGCCGATCTCGACATCCATATCTTCGCAGTCATCGGGGTTCCTGGTCGCTTCTCGGGGCTGATGGTTCTGCGAGGTGAAAAGAGGCCCCCGTGATCTCGGGCCGGCCGGCCCGAGATCACGGGGGATCGGGTATCAGGCGTGCACGGACCTGTGTCCCCGTGCCTGTGGCAGGGCGACCCAGAGTCCGGCGACGACGGCCACGGCGCCGGCGATCCACGCGGTCCACGCGGCTTCGGCCCACCCAGTCCTGCCAGCGGACCCACTTCCTGTCCATGGGTACCTCCTGTGTTACCTCTTCCTTGCGGTCTCTCGTGACACGCGGCGGTCACTTCGACACGCGGCCCGCTACTGCGGTTGGGGCGGGTGGGCGCGGGCCCGCTCCAGCTCGTGTCGCAGCTGCCTGACTTCCTGCTCCAGTTCGAGGATGCGGCGGATGGCGATGAGGGTCATGCCCTCATCGGTCATCCGGGTCACGTGTTGCACGGTCATGATGTCCCGGCGGGAGTAGCGTCGCTGTCCGCCGGGCGACCGGCTCGGGCTGACCACGTTGTGCTGGTCCAGACGGCGTAGGAACGCGTGCTGGACCCGCAGCATGTCGGCGACCTGGCCGAGCGAGTACAGCGGGGCGTGGTCGTCGTCGAAGGGCAGTGTCATGGGCGGCCTCCGAGTGGCGGGGGCGGGCCACGGGACCATGCGCGAAGCTCGCGCCATGGCCCGCCCCCGCCGGCGGGTCAGGCGTTGATGGCTTTGTTCTCGCCGCGGCTGATCTCCACCTTGCGAGGCTTGGCCCGCTCCGTCACCGGGATACGCACGGTGAGAACGCCGTTGTGGTACCCGGCGTCGATCTTGTCGCTGTCGAGGTGCTCGGAGAGGTAGATGCGGCGGGTGAAGGCGCCCATCACCCGTTCGCGGACGAAGACGCGTTCGTCCTCGCCGTACTCCTCCTCGCGGCGCGCTGTCACCGACAGCACCCCTCGGTCGACGGTGACCTCGATGGAGTCGGGGTCGATACCCGGCAGGTCGAACCGCAGCACCACGTCATCGGCGCGGCGGATTCCGTCCATGGGCATCACCGCTCCGCCGCCCTCGGCGGCGGCCTGGCGGGTCAGCCGGTCGAACTGACGCTCGAACTCCTGTACGAACGGGTCGATCGACGTCAGCAGCATCGTGCTTCACCTCCGAAGATCTCCGGGAGCCGGTGGCACCCGGAATGCCTGTCCTGCTACAAGAGGAAACCTCTAACTCAGATTATAGGTATCCTCCGTTTCGAGATGTCAACTCTTCGGGTGCCGATCCTCCGGCGGGCGTTCGCCGCCGCCGCGTCCGGGGCGGCCTCCAGGCGGTGTGCCGCTCCCTGGGCCGGTCGAGGCGCGCGCGAGCCACTGCCGGTTCGACCTCCAGTGAAGCAAGGCGGAAGCCAGGGGATGCCGAACAGCTCCCGGGTGCGGATCACGAACGGCAATTGTCGGCGGCCGTAGCGGCGCTGCCCGCCGGCCGAGCGGTCCGGCCGCACCGCGCCTGCGGCGTCCAGGCGGCGCAGGAACGCCTGCTGTGCGCCGAGCAGCTGGGCGGCCTGGCCGGTGGTGTCGTCGAGCTGTCCAACCGGCGTGATCACTTCCTGATGCGGTGGTCGCTCACATGGAGAAGGGGTTGACAGATTTCTGCAGTAGCGGGTATAGAAAAACTGTATCGGTCGATGACCTGGCGGCGCTACCAAAGGTTTCCGGGGAGGGATCGAGATGCAGGACCTGGCCACGCGGCGCGTGGACGGCGAGTTCGCAGAGCTGATCTGCGCCGACGACCAGTGGCTGCGCGACACGTTCGACGCCCTGATCGCGGCGAGCTATGGGCCGCCCCCCGCCCGCCCCGGGCCACCTGCCCCTCCTCGGACCCCGCCCTCCTGGCCATCCGGCCGACCTCTCCACACCTGGTGCCAGAAGCGGACGCCGGACGGGGTCCCGCTGGTGAAGCCGCCACGCATCCGGCGTGGACGCGCACCTCCGAGCCCGACATGACCTCGAAGGGGAACTCACGCGCGGGACAGAAAGGGGGGAGCGAACACACCCGAAGATCTACCCATACCTCGCTCACAACCTCATGTCACCAGGCCGGCGGGCCGGAGCTCCCTCCTCCCCGCCGGCCTCTTCCAGGCAACGGCGCCGGCCGCTGCCCCTGGAACGGTCGGGCGACCCTGCAGGCCGCGGCGCGATCGCAGGGAACGACGAGCCGTGAACGGCGAGCATGCCGCAGGCTGACCTGCCGTACGAAGATTCACCCCAGGTCGGCGGGGTCGACGGCGTGGGCCATCGCGCGGTAGCCGGCGTCGTTCAGGTGCAGATGGTCGCCGGAGTCGTAGGCGGGATCGAGCCGGTCCTCGTCGTCAGGCGCGGCGAGGGTGCGATCCAGATCGACCACCGCGTCGTACGCGCCGGACGTGCGGATCCAGGCGTTGACCGCATCGCGCTTGGCCTCGCTGCGGGCCGTGTGGTAGCGCGAGCCCTTCATCGGCGGGATCGTGGCGCCGATGGCCCGCACGCCCTTGGCGTGCGCCTGACGGATCAGCTCGCGGTGCCCCTCGATGATCTCCTCGGCGGAGACGTCCGTGGGCGGCGCGCCGATGGGGGAGGGGGCCTCGCTCATCCCGATGTCGTTGATGCCCTCCAGGATGATGACCGACCGCACGCCGGGCTGGCCCAGGACGTCACGCCGGAAGCGGGACGTCGCCTTGTCGCCGAGCCACGTCGAGTCGACCGTCACCCGGTTGCCGCCGATGCCCTGGTTCAGCACGGCGCGCGGCCGGCCGGTCGCGGCCAGTCGCTCGGCCAGCTCGTCGGGGTAGCGGTTGTCGGCGCCCGGGCTGGAGCCGTACCCGTCGGTGAGGGAGTCGCCGAAGGCGACCACGGCGCCCGGGCGGGAGGCGCTGCCGATGACGTCCACCCCGCTCAGGTAGTACCAGGACAGCGAGGTCTGGTCGAAGGCGCCGGCCCCGCTGTCGGCGCGGTGGTCCCCGGCGGCCCGGTAACTGGCCGCCATGGCCTGCGCGTGATAGGTCGCGGGACCGGTCGGCGCGGCGAGGTAGAGCGTGACCGTCACGGAGTCGAGATCGGCCAGGCCCAGCTTCACGGGGTCGGTGGCGAGTTCGGCGCCGGCGGGGATGGTGAACGCCCGGGCCCGCTTGACGGTGAGCTGCCGCAGCGAGGCCGGCTGTACGGCGGCGCCGCGCGCGGTACGGGCGATGGTGGCGCCGGCGACCTTCAGCGGAGCGGTGCCGTAGACGTTGGACAGCCGGATCCTGGCCAGCGCGCCGCCGGCGCTGACGCGGACCACCTGGCGGATCGTCTGGTCGGAGAAGCCCTGCTCGGACCAGTTGGGCGTGAAGTTCGCGCCGGGGCGCTGGGGCGACGCGGTCCAGGTGGCGGTCCAGGCCCGCGCCGGCGCCGGGATCTGCGCGACCGCCGTCCCCGAGCCGGCCAGGAGCGTGGCGAACGTGAGGGCGAGAAGGGACGGCAGCCGTCGTGGTACGGCGTTCATGGGGTGTCTCCTGACAGGGGAAGGCGGGGTGTCATACGGCGGGAACCCTCGACTTCAGGAGCCGATCACCCGCGACGACCACCACGACGACGAGGACGAACGCGACGAAGGCGGCGCTGGTCCGCACGACGTGGAACATCTCCCATCGCTGCAGGATCGCCGCGTGGTCCGCGGGGACGGGCCCGACGGCCCACCGCTTGATCAGGCCGTTGATGGGGACGTTGCCGAACCGGGTGACCAGGAACGAGGTCAGCGCCAGCACCGCCGCGCCCGCGGCCAGCAGCCGGGGAAGCCGGCGCGAAACGACGGCGAGCACGATCGAGGTGAGGATCGCCAACGCCATCGTCGTCTGCATGACGACCCCGTTGACCTGCATCAGCGCCGTATGGAAGGTGAAGCGCACGTCGAGGGGCACGACCCTGAACGCGTAGGCCACGTTCACGGCTCCGTAGCCGAAGGCCCCCGAGAGCAGGCCCGTGGACAGCAGCGCGCACGCTTGGACAACTGGCCGCAGCACGATGAGGTCTCCTGAAAGGGAAGGGGGTAACGGGAGAATCGTCGTCGCTCCGGCGATCGATGATCGTCCTCCGTACGTGCCCTCTTCTGCTACGTCAGGAGGCGCACGGGCATCTGTTTTCCCGTACGCCAGGGGGCGCACGGGTGTCCGTCCCGTACGCCAAGGGGCGCACGGTTTCCTTACGCCAGGGGGCGCAGGTTCGGCGGGACTACCGCCGGGGAGACCGGGCCAATGCGCTGTCCGCCTCCGGCACCGAGCCGCCATGGGGTGGGTGGGCACGGCGGGGAGAGCGAGCCGGAGCGCACCGCGTGGATTGCCGCGTCGGGACCCGGCGTGCCCGGCGACCCGCCCGCCGCGCTGGAGCAGGCCGACGTGCACGCGCACGTGCTGTTCGCCCTGGGCATCGCGCCGCGGCCGGAGTGGGCGCTGGCCGGGCGCCCGTTCTCGGCGCGCTCGCGCGTCGCTCATTGATCCGAAGAGGAGACATCGTGTCGTTGTCGATTCCGCTGGCCGACGGGTGGACCGTCCGCGCGGATTCACCCAGTCCGCTGCCGGCCGGGACCTTGGTGGCCGCCCAGGTGCCGGGGTGCGTGCACACCGATCTGATGGCGGCGGGGCGGTTGCCGGATCCGTTCCTGGACGACAACGAGCTGAAGGTCGCCTGGGTGGGACGGACCGACTGGCGGTACGAGACGCGGCTGCCGGAGCTGGACGACTCCTACGAGCGGACCGACCTCGTCTTCGACGGCCTGGACACGGTGGCCGAGATCCGGCTGGGAGATGCCTGCGCGTGACCCCCACCGAGACCGGCTGCGAGGTCACCGTCACGGCCCACGCCCTGATCCGCGACCTCTACCTGCATGCCGACCGGCTCCACCCGCGGGCCGGCACCGACACCGGACTGACCACGCTGCTCCCCGGCGACCGCCTCAGCATCGCCGTCCACGGCCGGCAGGGCGAGCAGGCGGAGGTGGCGGCGCGCTGCGCTGCGTCAACGGCAGCTGACGGGGACCACCGTGACCAGTCCCGATCGACGGGGAGCTTGTGTGCTTGTGCTCGACATCGCCTTCGCCGGGAGCTTCACCACGTCCACCGAGTACACCCCGGCCACCGGTGAACGCGGCCTGCTCGTCCGCATCACCGGGCTGGAGGCGATCCATCCGTGCCGGGGCCTGCTGCTGGCCGACCCGGCGCACGGGGTGCGCCTTCCGGTGGTGCCCGAGGAGCGGGGCGTGGCCGTCCGAGCCGTCTTCCTGCCCGAGGCGGGTACGGCGGAGGGCGAGTTGCTGCTCGTCCGGGAGCACGGCGGAGAGGCGGCCGCCGAGGGGATCGCCGTCGACGGGGCGGAGATCGTCATCAGCGGGCTGCGCGGCACGCTGCGGCGGGTGACGGTGACCGCCTTCGACGGCCCGTACCGGCCCGAGCCGAACGCGCCGGGCCGCACCGGGCACAGCGACGGACACAGCGGCGGAAACGCCCTGACGGACGGCGACCCGGCCAGCCCCTGGGCCTCGGCGGCCGGCGGGGTGACCTTCCCCGGCGAGTTCGTCGTGGACTACGGCAACGCGCGGCAGATCGCCACGGTCACTCTGCACACCGCCTGGGCCAAGGGCCAGGGGATCACCGATGTGTCGCTGGAGACCTGGGACGGCTCGGCCTGGGTGCCGCAGGTCGCCCACCACCTGATCGACTGGCGGGAGAGCAGTGCGAAGGTCGAGACCAGCACCGTCACCCTGCCCAAGCCGGTCACCACGCAGAAGCTGCGCCTGACCGTGCACAAGGCGAACCTCCAGTGGGGCAACCTCGCCCTCTACGAGATCGCCACGACCGCCCCTTGATCGGCACCGCGTAGGCGGCCCCGCCGTTCAGCTTGCTGTTCACGCCCCGTGCTGCCGGCGGTAGCCACCTTTTTGTGGGTACTTGTCGGCAGGCCGGGGCGGCCCGAAGCTTGGTCGTGGGCGGTCCGAGGGCCGTCGGATCCAGGGGAGAAGGGGAGGTCGGCGGTGTGTCAGGAGACCGAGCGGGACGCGGCCAGCTTCTCCAGACGGCGATGGCCCCAGTCGGAAAGGGGCCCCAACGCCTCTGAGAGTTCGCGGCCGAACGGGGTCAGGGAGTACACGGTCTTCAGTGGCAGCACATCGTGCACCTCCCTGTGCACCAGTCCGTCGGCCTCCATCTCGCGGAGCGTCTGAGTCAGCACCTTCTCGCTGAGGCCCGGCAGCCGCCGGCGCAGCTCGCCCGGGCGATGCGGACCGGCTTCCAGCATCCAGAGCAGCGTGGTCTTCCACTTGCCGTCGATCACGGCGATCGCGGCGGTGACTCCGCACACATTCGGGTCCTGGGCTCGGCTGCGCGTCATCTTCACCCCATTCGTAGCTCATTGCTGATTTTATTGAGGAGTTGAGGCATGACCTCGCACACCGAACAGTCTGCCGTCACCGTGCTCGGCCTGGGGCCGATGGGCCGGGCTCTGGCCGGCGCCTTCCTGGACGCCGGCGTGCGGACCACGGTCTGGAACCGGACACCGGGCAAGGATCGGGAGCTGGTCGAGCGGGGCGCGATCGCCGCCCCCTCGCCCGAAGCGGCGGTCGCCGCCGGCGGGTTGACCGTGATCTGCGTGGTGAACTACGACGCCGCGGACGCCATCGTGCGGCGCGACGCGGTCACCGACGCGCTCAAGGGGCGCACGGTCGTGAACCTGACCGCCGACACCCCCGACCGGGCCCGGGACCTCGCCGCCTGGGCGGCCGAGCACGGCATCGGGTACCTGGACGGCGCGATCATGACGCCGACCACCACCATCGGAACACCGGCCGCGGTATTCCTCCACAGCGGGCCCGAGGAGCTCTACCAGGAGCACCGCCCGGTGCTGGACGCCCTGGGCGGCACCCACACCCACCTCGGCACGGACATCGGCCGGGCGGCCGCATACGACATCGCACTGCTCGACATCTTCTGGACCGCGATGGCCGGCTACGCGCACGCACTGGCCGTGGCGAGAGCGGAAGGCGTCACCGCGCGGGAGCTGGCGCCGTTCGCCAAGGGCATCGGCGCGATCCTTCCGCCGATCTTCGAGGAGATGGCTGAGGACGTGGACAGCGGTACCTTCTCCGGGGAGGGCAACCCGATCACGTCGGCGGTGTCGTCCATGGCCCACATCGTCCACACCTCCGAGGCTCACGGCATCGACGCGGGCGTGATGCGTGCGGCCGAAGGCCTGGCGCGCCGCGCCATCGGACTGGGTCACGAGACAGACGGGTTCATGCGGGTCACCGAGATCCTGAACCCCCGCTGAGGAGGCGGCCCTCAGCACGCGCGCCCCGGGTTCTGTCGGAGCGCCGAGGTTGTGGGGGGTGAAACCGGCCTCGTCTGAGGCCGACCTCGGGTGCGGCCATCCGCAGCTGTGGCCACACCCGAGATCGCTCCGGAACGGTATCGCTACCACTCGCGATTGTCGGGCCCGGGGTCGCTGGTTATGCGCACGCTGTCGAACGAGGGCAACCCGAGATGGGTCCAGTCATTGAAGACGTTGCCCACCACGCTCAGCCCGAACGAACTCACGCCCTGTGTGACGAAGGCGACGATGTTCCTGAAGGGCGTCCTTGCAGTCGCCTCCCTGACGTCGCATCGCTGCATGGCGCGTCCGGCATGGAGTCGCGGTGCTGTTCATCGGGATCTCCTTGGGGCGCAGTCGCTGGGGAGGCCGGCATGAAGGGGCGGTCGGAGTGTGGCACCCCGCGTTCCGCGATTGCTTGAACAACCTTGCACGTGGCCGTCCGGCAGGGCCGTTGGCTCTCAGCCCGGCAGGAGGTGAACGGCGGCCTGTTCCTGGGACCACGAGGAGAGCGATAGCCACACGGCCTGGGCGCCGACGCCTGAGGCCTCAGCCGACGAACTCGACGACCGTGCGGGTGAACAGGTCAGGCTGCTCGAGGTTCCAGATGTGACCGGCTTCCGGGACCACCCGGAGCGTGGCGCCTGCGATGCCCCCGGCGATCTCCTCGGCGTGTGACAGGTTGGCCTTGTCCTTGGCCCCGTTGAGCACGAGCGTCGGCGCCTTGATCTCGCCGAGCCTGTCGCTCAGATCGAGCCTGCCCAGCTCCGCCAGTCCGGTGAGCACGGTGGCCTTCCCCGCGCGGCGCAGGTCCTGGACGGCCTGGTCCAGATGCTCGGCCTTGCCCCCGGAGTACATGCCCTTGAGGATGTTCACGATCATCCCCTCCGGCATGAGCCGCATCATCACCCGTTGTACGGCGTCGCCGCGCCGGCCGCGTGCCGTGCCCCCTGACAAGATCAGCCCCGCGACCCGGTCCGGCTCGGCGAGCGCGGTCAGGAGCGCCACGATGACCGACCCGGAGATGGCCACGAGGTGGACGGGCTCGGGCTCGTCCTGGATCAGCTCACGCACGGACGCGACCGCCCGCTCCAGCGAGAACGGCCCAGGCGTCGCGCCGTGACCGGGTAGATCAGGGGCCAGCGCGCGATGCCTGTCGCCGAGTTGGAGGATCTGCGGCTGCCATGCGCGGCCACTGGACCCGAACGCATGCAAGAACACGATTGCGGCCATCTCTCAATTCCTTGTCCGGGGCGGTGCGGGGGCGACCCACTGCTCTGCTGAGACAGCCGGCGGCTCGGCACGGGGTGCCACGTCCCGATCGTAGGCCAGAGCCACGACATACCCCCGACCGGCCAGGTCGAGGCGGGTCCGCACGGTCTGGAGAGACCGGGGTGAACGCCGCCCGGACGCTCAACGATCAAACGGCCGTGTCGGCCGCTCTGGGCCCCCGGGCAGGACGGCTGGGCGGCCTGCTCTCGCCCGGCGCATCCTCGCCGTGCAGATGCCGCGCGGCCATTACCACCTGGCCACGATGACGCGGCCGGGTGCCATGGTCATCTCATTCCCGGCCGGGTGAAGCCTATGGGGGTGCCACCGTACTCGGCGATCTTGACATGGGAGCCCGTCCTGGGCGCGTGGATCATCGTGCCCTCCTTGGGGTCGAGCACGATGCCCACGTGATCAGCGGTGCCGTCACCGTTGTTGTCGAAGAAGACGAGGTCGCCTGCCTGCGCATTGCCGTCGGGAATGCGCGGTCCGCTCATCCACTGGTCGTGGGCGACACGGGGGATGGTGGTCCCCGCCGATTCGTACGCGCGCAACGTCAGCCCGGAGCAGTCGAAGGAACTCGGCCCTGTCGCCCCCCATATGTACGGGTCGCCGATCTGCTTGAGGGCGTAGTCGATGACCGCCTGGGCGCGGGGGTTGGGCGCCAGGCTGTGGGCGTTCGGCGGGACGGCGAGCGAGGGTGCGCCCGCACCGCCGCCGCCACCACCCCCGGCACCGCCGCCTGACCCGTACGTGCCGTACCCGTTGCCGCCGGTCGGCGCGCCGTTCCCGGTGTAGGACGCCAGCTGGGTCTTCGTGGTGCGGGGCTGGAAGTCGGGGTCGGGGACCCAGCGCATCGCGGGGTTGTTGCCCGGGAAGAAGCCCCGGTCGCCGGGAGCGAGGATGCTGGTGAAGAACTTATCGCCGAGGTACTTGTCGATCTCGTCGGTCGCCTGCTTGAGGGCCTCGGTCGCCTGGCCTGTCGGCACCTTGGCCCGCGCGAGGGCATCGGACACCTGGGACCTGATGCTCGTCATGGAGATCGTGGTGGTGTCGGGGTCGTTGCGCTGCTCGTCCAGCCAGGCGCGTTTCTCGCGGTAGAGGGCTTGAACCTGCCCCTTGGCCGTTTCCAGCGCGGTCCCGGCGTCGTCCAGCTTGCCGGCGCAGCTGGTCAGGGCGTTGCTCAGTGCCGTACCGGACGTGGGGTACTGGGCCATGTAGGTGGCGAAGTCTTCGGCGGCGCGGCCGTTCCACGCGTTGTTCACCGTGTTGACCGCGCGTCTGATGGCACCGGTCTCCGTGGTGATGTCGGTGGCCAGCGCCCGCCAGCGCTTCGAGATCTTCGAGATCTCGGCCTGGTCGCCGCTCAGGTCGTCGATGACGCGCTGGATCGGGCTGAGGTATCGGTCCCAGATATCACTCACGCCCGCTCCGTCCGGGGAACGACGGGGAGGTCGGCCTTGCGGACGTTGGCGACGACCTGATGGAGGGCCGCCTCGACCTTGGTCAGGTTCTGATCGGCGTGGCGTGTCTCGGCGTCGATCTTCGCCTCGAGGGCGTTGACGGCCTTGACGAGCTTGTCGGAGAAGCCCTCGAGATCACCGAAACAGGTGGTGCCGACGCTCGCGGGAGTCTCGTCGGCCATGCCCTTGAACTGGTTCGCGACTAACTTGGCCTTGGTCGCGCACTCTTCGAGCGCGTCAAAGTAGATCTCGAACCCTGCCACGCGAGTCACGCCTCTCGTGTCACACCAACATCATTTCGCCCCGACAATCTAACACTCTTGGTCATTTATCGGCTGGGTTCGCCCGACCGTCCCGTCCGGCAGGACGCCCCCCGCTGGGAGCGCCGGCCGGCCGGTGGCTGCGCCCGCTGAGCGCCCGCACGGTGCGGCCGGCGTCGAGCAGGAGCGGCGTGACGAGACGTCCGAGTGTGCCCGTGCCACCGGCGAGTGGTCAGGCCACGGCGTACATGCGGATGGCGACGACACCGGTCTCCGCCTCGCGGGCGAGACCGACGAAGACGGTTTCGGCGAGCCACCGATGCGCGGGCCGGAAGGCAGGCGAGGTGCGGTAGTACACGCCGGCCTTGGACACCTGGAGGTCGCCGTCGTACTGGTCGGGGCTCGGCCCGCCTTCGTGGTAGTACCCCCGGTTGACGACGTCGATGACCGCGCCGTCCTCCGTTTGGAGGAGGTAGCGGGCGTCGAGTTCGCAGACCCGGCCGCGCGTGTTCGACCAGTCGCCGCCGCCGGGCAGGACGACCCCGCGCAGCCACGGGCCGTCGACCGTGCCGCCGATGATGGGGGTGAACTCGGTTTTCTCGCCGTCTCCGTGTCCGACGTGCAGGGTGGGGGAGAGGTGCGCGCGGATCTCGAAGGCGAAGGTCAGGGCGGGGGCGTCGGACATGGTGATCTCCTTGTGAAGGTGCGGAATCCTTGGGGCGGCTCAGTTGCCGCGTGCCTGCCGGAGCTGTTCGGGCTGCCACCTGCCGATGCGCAGGCACGAGGACGGGGAGCCGCCCACGGCGATCGCTCTGGTGGCCGGCTCGCCGGGCGGGCTCGTCCATGGATCGGCTCCGGCGGGGGCTTCGGTGACGAAGTCCAGGAAGTCACTGCTCATGATGTCGAGCCGCGAGGCGATGTGGGGCGCGCAGCCGGTAGGCGACGC
This window of the Nonomuraea africana genome carries:
- a CDS encoding STAS domain-containing protein, whose amino-acid sequence is MTAKIWMSRSAQTLQAAVTGDLDLVSHGRLQGWLKDALNRHQPRQLTLDLSGVTFIDCYGLRLLIWADNQMRERGGRLVLKEPSRPVLRLLAVLELDSHLHIQAQPDPSRDRLDANPHPRNPPSTAGASVTVRRRRPVEQRRYAVSG
- a CDS encoding MerR family transcriptional regulator, which codes for MTLPFDDDHAPLYSLGQVADMLRVQHAFLRRLDQHNVVSPSRSPGGQRRYSRRDIMTVQHVTRMTDEGMTLIAIRRILELEQEVRQLRHELERARAHPPQPQ
- a CDS encoding Hsp20/alpha crystallin family protein; amino-acid sequence: MLLTSIDPFVQEFERQFDRLTRQAAAEGGGAVMPMDGIRRADDVVLRFDLPGIDPDSIEVTVDRGVLSVTARREEEYGEDERVFVRERVMGAFTRRIYLSEHLDSDKIDAGYHNGVLTVRIPVTERAKPRKVEISRGENKAINA
- a CDS encoding SGNH/GDSL hydrolase family protein, whose amino-acid sequence is MNAVPRRLPSLLALTFATLLAGSGTAVAQIPAPARAWTATWTASPQRPGANFTPNWSEQGFSDQTIRQVVRVSAGGALARIRLSNVYGTAPLKVAGATIARTARGAAVQPASLRQLTVKRARAFTIPAGAELATDPVKLGLADLDSVTVTLYLAAPTGPATYHAQAMAASYRAAGDHRADSGAGAFDQTSLSWYYLSGVDVIGSASRPGAVVAFGDSLTDGYGSSPGADNRYPDELAERLAATGRPRAVLNQGIGGNRVTVDSTWLGDKATSRFRRDVLGQPGVRSVIILEGINDIGMSEAPSPIGAPPTDVSAEEIIEGHRELIRQAHAKGVRAIGATIPPMKGSRYHTARSEAKRDAVNAWIRTSGAYDAVVDLDRTLAAPDDEDRLDPAYDSGDHLHLNDAGYRAMAHAVDPADLG
- a CDS encoding anthrone oxygenase family protein, with translation MLRPVVQACALLSTGLLSGAFGYGAVNVAYAFRVVPLDVRFTFHTALMQVNGVVMQTTMALAILTSIVLAVVSRRLPRLLAAGAAVLALTSFLVTRFGNVPINGLIKRWAVGPVPADHAAILQRWEMFHVVRTSAAFVAFVLVVVVVVAGDRLLKSRVPAV
- a CDS encoding glycosyl hydrolase 2 galactose-binding domain-containing protein — protein: MSLSIPLADGWTVRADSPSPLPAGTLVAAQVPGCVHTDLMAAGRLPDPFLDDNELKVAWVGRTDWRYETRLPELDDSYERTDLVFDGLDTVAEIRLGDACA
- a CDS encoding discoidin domain-containing protein, with amino-acid sequence MLVLDIAFAGSFTTSTEYTPATGERGLLVRITGLEAIHPCRGLLLADPAHGVRLPVVPEERGVAVRAVFLPEAGTAEGELLLVREHGGEAAAEGIAVDGAEIVISGLRGTLRRVTVTAFDGPYRPEPNAPGRTGHSDGHSGGNALTDGDPASPWASAAGGVTFPGEFVVDYGNARQIATVTLHTAWAKGQGITDVSLETWDGSAWVPQVAHHLIDWRESSAKVETSTVTLPKPVTTQKLRLTVHKANLQWGNLALYEIATTAP
- a CDS encoding winged helix-turn-helix transcriptional regulator, with product MTRSRAQDPNVCGVTAAIAVIDGKWKTTLLWMLEAGPHRPGELRRRLPGLSEKVLTQTLREMEADGLVHREVHDVLPLKTVYSLTPFGRELSEALGPLSDWGHRRLEKLAASRSVS
- a CDS encoding NAD(P)-dependent oxidoreductase, producing the protein MTSHTEQSAVTVLGLGPMGRALAGAFLDAGVRTTVWNRTPGKDRELVERGAIAAPSPEAAVAAGGLTVICVVNYDAADAIVRRDAVTDALKGRTVVNLTADTPDRARDLAAWAAEHGIGYLDGAIMTPTTTIGTPAAVFLHSGPEELYQEHRPVLDALGGTHTHLGTDIGRAAAYDIALLDIFWTAMAGYAHALAVARAEGVTARELAPFAKGIGAILPPIFEEMAEDVDSGTFSGEGNPITSAVSSMAHIVHTSEAHGIDAGVMRAAEGLARRAIGLGHETDGFMRVTEILNPR
- a CDS encoding alpha/beta fold hydrolase; this encodes MAAIVFLHAFGSSGRAWQPQILQLGDRHRALAPDLPGHGATPGPFSLERAVASVRELIQDEPEPVHLVAISGSVIVALLTALAEPDRVAGLILSGGTARGRRGDAVQRVMMRLMPEGMIVNILKGMYSGGKAEHLDQAVQDLRRAGKATVLTGLAELGRLDLSDRLGEIKAPTLVLNGAKDKANLSHAEEIAGGIAGATLRVVPEAGHIWNLEQPDLFTRTVVEFVG
- a CDS encoding NlpC/P60 family protein; amino-acid sequence: MSDIWDRYLSPIQRVIDDLSGDQAEISKISKRWRALATDITTETGAIRRAVNTVNNAWNGRAAEDFATYMAQYPTSGTALSNALTSCAGKLDDAGTALETAKGQVQALYREKRAWLDEQRNDPDTTTISMTSIRSQVSDALARAKVPTGQATEALKQATDEIDKYLGDKFFTSILAPGDRGFFPGNNPAMRWVPDPDFQPRTTKTQLASYTGNGAPTGGNGYGTYGSGGGAGGGGGGGAGAPSLAVPPNAHSLAPNPRAQAVIDYALKQIGDPYIWGATGPSSFDCSGLTLRAYESAGTTIPRVAHDQWMSGPRIPDGNAQAGDLVFFDNNGDGTADHVGIVLDPKEGTMIHAPRTGSHVKIAEYGGTPIGFTRPGMR
- a CDS encoding DUF3237 domain-containing protein, which codes for MSDAPALTFAFEIRAHLSPTLHVGHGDGEKTEFTPIIGGTVDGPWLRGVVLPGGGDWSNTRGRVCELDARYLLQTEDGAVIDVVNRGYYHEGGPSPDQYDGDLQVSKAGVYYRTSPAFRPAHRWLAETVFVGLAREAETGVVAIRMYAVA